A genomic region of Photobacterium swingsii contains the following coding sequences:
- a CDS encoding LysR family transcriptional regulator, with amino-acid sequence MNPDRASQMVIFHTLVKAGSFTAAGKQLSVSTSHISKQLGTLETALNVKLVQRTTRSFTLTEAGENYLQYCESVVKAIQDGEALMEDARDEISGVLRLGISQSFGTMHLIPAIEQLQGHYPNLRVEISLFDHKADMIEDGLDLWITNYEHIPDGYVAQRLAETKFVVAAAPEYLLHHAAPSHPSELANHNCLTYQSRQRNYQSWSFKQQDRQLKVDVEGNYRVDLAEAVRDAAIAGWGVAYLATYLLRDEFKANKLIQLLPEWQANQSMPFYAVYPSRAHLPKKISAAIGFFKDYIGDTPYWDEDLSKHISI; translated from the coding sequence TTGAACCCAGATCGCGCTAGCCAAATGGTCATTTTCCACACCCTTGTTAAAGCAGGAAGTTTTACAGCTGCAGGCAAGCAGTTAAGTGTCTCGACATCACATATCAGCAAGCAATTGGGAACATTAGAAACGGCTCTGAACGTAAAATTAGTCCAACGCACAACACGTAGTTTTACCCTGACTGAAGCAGGTGAGAACTACTTGCAATACTGTGAAAGCGTCGTTAAAGCCATTCAAGATGGTGAAGCGCTTATGGAAGATGCGAGAGATGAAATATCAGGCGTTTTACGCTTAGGGATATCGCAATCCTTTGGCACCATGCATTTAATCCCCGCCATTGAACAACTACAAGGTCACTACCCTAACTTACGCGTTGAGATCAGTTTATTCGATCATAAAGCCGATATGATTGAAGATGGACTCGATCTTTGGATCACCAATTACGAACATATTCCAGACGGCTATGTTGCACAGCGCCTTGCTGAGACCAAATTTGTCGTCGCAGCTGCACCTGAATACCTATTACATCATGCTGCACCATCACATCCTAGTGAATTAGCTAACCATAACTGCTTAACCTACCAAAGCCGTCAAAGAAACTATCAATCATGGTCATTCAAGCAACAAGACAGACAGCTTAAGGTTGATGTAGAAGGCAATTATCGCGTCGATCTTGCTGAAGCAGTGCGGGACGCAGCTATTGCTGGTTGGGGCGTCGCTTACTTAGCCACTTACTTACTCCGAGATGAATTTAAAGCAAACAAACTCATTCAGCTGCTACCAGAGTGGCAAGCCAATCAATCAATGCCGTTTTATGCGGTCTACCCCAGTCGTGCACATTTACCAAAGAAAATATCAGCAGCCATTGGTTTTTTTAAGGACTATATCGGCGATACTCCCTATTGGGATGAAGATCTGAGCAAACATATCAGCATCTAG